One window of Mesorhizobium sp. PAMC28654 genomic DNA carries:
- a CDS encoding MFS transporter, with product MIAQSRPFGQRYAFVVVAVIFLCLLIAAGLRSAPAVMMLPLENSFGWRRDVVSLAAGIGILLYGLTGPFAAALMERIGLRRTLLASLVVMSASTALSLLMTKPWHLFITWGVFSGIGSGAVASVLGATIVNRWFKTNRGLVMGLMSASSATGLLVFLPLLAALAQSGGWKPVAVAVAVATACLIPLVWLLVPERPAAIGMVRFGAELDDVPPTPPASQGNFLAHTLSTLRRAAGTRVFWYLFATFFVCGFTTNGLVGTHLIAFCGDMGIGEVQAAGLLSMMGIFDLIGTTLSGWLTDRFDPRKLLGFYYAVRGLSLIYLPYSGFSAVSLIIFAVLYGLDWIATVPPTLRLANEAFGDRSGPIVFGWIVAGHQIGAASAAAFGGTMRELQGNYQLAFLIAGMTAIAAACISLLINTSRPAFDPEPQAA from the coding sequence ATGATAGCTCAGTCCCGCCCCTTTGGCCAGCGCTACGCCTTCGTTGTGGTCGCCGTCATATTCCTTTGCCTGCTCATCGCGGCAGGGCTTCGGTCGGCGCCCGCCGTCATGATGCTGCCGCTGGAGAACAGTTTTGGCTGGCGCCGTGATGTCGTCTCCCTTGCCGCTGGCATCGGCATCCTGCTCTATGGCCTGACGGGACCATTCGCCGCGGCCCTGATGGAACGCATCGGCCTGCGTCGCACGCTGCTTGCATCGCTGGTTGTCATGTCGGCCTCGACGGCGCTCAGCCTGCTGATGACCAAGCCCTGGCATCTGTTCATCACCTGGGGCGTCTTCTCGGGTATCGGTTCCGGGGCGGTCGCCAGTGTGCTTGGCGCCACCATCGTCAATCGCTGGTTCAAGACCAATCGCGGCCTGGTCATGGGGCTGATGTCAGCCTCCAGCGCCACCGGTCTCCTGGTGTTCCTGCCGCTGCTCGCGGCACTGGCGCAGTCGGGCGGATGGAAGCCGGTTGCCGTCGCCGTGGCAGTCGCGACCGCCTGTCTCATACCGCTGGTCTGGCTGCTGGTGCCGGAACGGCCCGCCGCCATCGGCATGGTGCGCTTTGGCGCCGAACTCGACGACGTGCCGCCGACGCCGCCGGCATCGCAAGGCAATTTCCTCGCGCACACGCTCTCGACGCTGCGCCGGGCAGCCGGCACACGGGTGTTCTGGTACCTGTTCGCCACCTTCTTCGTCTGCGGCTTCACCACCAACGGTCTGGTTGGCACGCACCTGATCGCCTTCTGCGGCGACATGGGCATCGGCGAGGTGCAAGCCGCCGGCCTGCTGTCGATGATGGGCATTTTCGACCTGATCGGCACGACGCTGTCGGGCTGGCTCACCGATCGGTTCGATCCGCGCAAGCTGCTCGGATTCTACTATGCGGTGCGGGGCCTGTCGCTGATCTACCTGCCCTATTCCGGTTTCTCGGCGGTCAGCCTGATCATCTTCGCCGTGCTCTATGGGCTTGACTGGATCGCCACCGTGCCGCCGACGCTCAGGCTCGCCAACGAGGCATTCGGCGACCGCAGCGGTCCTATCGTGTTCGGCTGGATCGTGGCCGGCCATCAGATCGGTGCGGCTTCCGCGGCCGCCTTCGGTGGCACGATGCGCGAACTGCAGGGCAATTACCAGCTTGCCTTCCTCATTGCCGGCATGACGGCAATAGCCGCCGCCTGCATTTCGCTGCTGATCAACACCAGCCGCCCGGCCTTCGATCCTGAACCGCAGGCAGCCTGA
- a CDS encoding TetR/AcrR family transcriptional regulator: MTSDKNIEPSIKDDHGSAPLKAGEKILDVARDLFYREGIRAIGVDEIVRRAGVTKPSLYRSFPSKDELAASYLRRYDLEFWDRFDEAVDAHPGNPRAQIIAFLTRVGKRTQMPQYRGCGMTNAAVEYPEHGHPARVVSEANKQELRRRLRAMATAMGAGDPDTLGDGLLLLIEGAYISGQLFGLGGPAQSVARNADLLIEASLKK, translated from the coding sequence ATGACATCGGACAAAAATATTGAACCATCCATCAAGGATGATCACGGATCGGCCCCGCTGAAGGCTGGCGAAAAGATCCTCGACGTGGCGCGTGACCTGTTCTACCGGGAGGGCATCAGGGCGATCGGCGTCGACGAGATCGTGAGGCGCGCCGGCGTCACCAAGCCCAGCCTCTATCGCAGCTTCCCGTCGAAGGACGAATTGGCCGCCTCCTATCTCAGGCGGTACGATCTCGAATTCTGGGACCGTTTCGACGAGGCGGTGGACGCCCATCCGGGTAACCCCCGCGCGCAGATCATCGCTTTCCTGACCCGCGTCGGCAAGCGTACGCAGATGCCGCAATATCGCGGCTGCGGCATGACCAACGCGGCGGTCGAATATCCAGAACATGGCCATCCGGCCCGCGTCGTCAGCGAGGCCAACAAGCAGGAACTGCGGCGCCGCCTGCGCGCCATGGCGACGGCGATGGGCGCCGGCGACCCCGACACGCTGGGGGACGGTCTGCTGCTGTTGATCGAGGGCGCCTATATCAGCGGCCAGTTGTTTGGCCTCGGCGGCCCTGCGCAATCGGTTGCCCGCAACGCCGACCTGCTGATCGAAGCGAGCTTGAAGAAATAG
- the ppa gene encoding inorganic diphosphatase, with product MRIEAIATGKNPPEDVNVIIEVPIGGEPIKYEMDKEAGTLFVDRFLHTSMRYPGNYGFVPHTLSGDGDPIDVLVCNTRALVPGCVINVRPIGVLIMEDNAGQDEKIIAVPSPKLTLRYENVTEYTQLPEITRDQVQHFFEHYKDLEPGKWVKIEGWHDSAHAKRMIVEAIERAKKSK from the coding sequence ATGCGCATCGAAGCCATAGCCACTGGAAAGAATCCACCCGAGGACGTCAACGTCATCATCGAGGTGCCGATCGGCGGCGAGCCGATCAAGTACGAGATGGACAAGGAAGCCGGCACGCTGTTCGTGGACCGCTTCCTGCACACGTCCATGCGGTATCCCGGCAATTACGGCTTCGTGCCGCACACGCTGTCGGGCGACGGCGACCCGATCGACGTGCTGGTCTGCAACACGCGCGCACTGGTGCCGGGCTGCGTCATCAATGTACGGCCGATCGGCGTGCTGATCATGGAAGACAATGCCGGCCAGGATGAAAAGATCATCGCCGTGCCGTCGCCCAAGCTGACGCTGCGCTACGAGAACGTCACCGAGTACACGCAGTTGCCTGAGATCACGCGCGACCAGGTGCAGCACTTCTTCGAGCACTACAAGGACCTCGAACCCGGCAAATGGGTCAAGATCGAAGGCTGGCACGATTCCGCTCATGCCAAGAGGATGATCGTCGAGGCGATCGAGCGGGCAAAGAAGAGCAAGTAG